In the Carassius gibelio isolate Cgi1373 ecotype wild population from Czech Republic chromosome A2, carGib1.2-hapl.c, whole genome shotgun sequence genome, one interval contains:
- the LOC128022402 gene encoding ATP-dependent zinc metalloprotease YME1L1 isoform X2, whose amino-acid sequence MFSLSTSLQPQVTVQLSHLINALHSLKGSVSSNTSVNHKHRENIPEQDLNCTEPSLTLRDLGLTDLGVGQLDELVQKLLPCATPQESLSQLRSVPNIWRTSHLSSDSFFHNKHGFSRMGGVTPVFCKQNKSPLLTLCTDLKYLPLTVPNRGFKTLSRTRRLQGGIDSRVEPEGYTPSFMKGFLTRDKGPDVETLDKLLQNKNIPDGQHDAFKTGFAEGFLKAQALTQRTQESLRRTRLILLVLLLLGLYGLSKTPFLSGLDSAVDPVQMKNVTFEHVKGAEEAKNELQEVVEFLRNPQKFTVLGGKLPKGVLLVGPPGTGKTLLARAVAGEADVPFYYASGSEFDEMFVGVGASRIRNLFREAKGNAPCVIFIDELDSVGGKRIESPMHPYSRQTINQLLAEMDGFKPNEGVIIIGATNFPEALDNALIRPGRFDMQVTVPIPDVKGRTEIIKWYLKNIKVDSAVEAGVIARGTVGFSGAELENLVNQAALKAAVDGKDMVTMKDLEFAKDKILMGPERRSAEIDTRNKEITAYHESGHAIIAYYTKDAMPINKATIMPRGPTLGHVSMLPENDRWSETRGQLLAQMDISMGGRVAEELIFGSENITTGASSDFDSATKIAKMMVTRFGMSEKLGVMTYADLTKQSPETQAAIENEVRTLLRDSYERAKVILKSRAKEHKNLAEALLQYETLDAKEIKLVLEGKPIGSR is encoded by the exons ATGTTTTCTCTTTCGACTTCCCTTCAACCACAG GTAACAGTCCAGTTGAGTCACCTCATCAATGCCCTGCACTCTCTGAAGGGTTCAGTGAGCAGCAATACTTCAGTcaaccacaaacacagagagaacaTACCAGAACAAGATCTGAACTGCACAGAG CCATCACTGACCCTCAGGGATTTAGGTTTGACAGATCTCGGGGTCGGCCAGCTAGATGAGCTGGTGCAGAAGCTTCTGCCCTGTGCTACTCCACAGGAGTCGCTCTCACAACTGAGGAGTGTGCCAAATATCTGGAGGACGTCCCATCTTTCCTCAGATTCATTCTTTCACAACAAACATG GGTTTTCAAGAATGGGAGGTGTTACTCCGGTGTTCTGCAAGCAGAACAAGTCACCTCTCCTAACATTATGTACAGATCTCAAATATTTGCCAT TGACGGTCCCAAATCGAGGCTTTAAAACCCTGTCTAGAACACGCCGTCTACAGGGAGGCATTGACAGTAGAGTGGAGCCTGAGGGATATACACCGTCATTTATGAAG GGTTTCCTTACTCGAGACAAAGGGCCAGATGTTGAAACGTTGGACAAGcttcttcaaaacaaaaacattcctGATGGTCAGCATGATGcttttaagactggttttgcagAAGGATTCCTAAAAGCTCAGGCCCTAACACAGAGAACCCAAG AATCATTGAGGAGGACGCGACTGATACTATTGGTGCTTTTGCTGTTGGGCTTATATGGACTCTCAAAAACTCCTTTCTTATCAG GCCTGGACTCAGCAGTGGACCCTGTCCAGATGAAGAATGTCACCTTTGAGCATGTGAAGGGTGCGGAGGAGGCCAAGAATGAGCTGCAGGAGGTGGTGGAGTTCCTCCGGAACCCACAGAAGTTCACTGTTTTGGGAGGAAAGCTGCCTAAAG GAGTCTTGTTGGTTGGGCCTCCAGGTACAGGAAAGACCCTGTTGGCCCGTGCTGTGGCAGGTGAGGCAGACGTGCCATTCTACTACGCATCTGGCTCCGAGTTTGATGAGATGTTTGTTGGCGTCGGTGCCAGTCGAATCAGAAACCTTTTTA GGGAAGCTAAAGGTAACGCTCCTTGTGTTATCTTCATTGATGAGCTGGATAGTGTTGGAGGAAAGAGGATCGAGTCCCCTATGCACCCCTATTCTAGACAGACAATCAATCAGCTTCTAGCAGAGATGGATGG GTTCAAGCCAAATGAAGGCGTCATCATAATTGGAGCAACAAACTTCCCTGAAGCTTTGGATAA TGCTCTTATCCGGCCAGGCCGCTTTGATATGCAGGTCACTGTCCCCATACCAGATGTGAAGGGCCGCACTGAAATCATCAAGTGGTACCTTAAAAACATTAAAGTCGACTCTG CTGTGGAGGCAGGGGTCATTGCTAGAGGAACGGTGGGGTTCTCTGGAGCCGAGCTGGAGAATCTTGTTAATCAGGCTGCGCTGAAGGCAGCTGTGGATGGGAAAGACATGGTGACCATGAAGGATTTGGAGTTTGCTAAGGACAAAATACTGATGG GGCCAGAACGCAGGAGTGCAGAGATTGATACGAGGAATAAAGAGATCACAGCGTACCACGAGTCAGGCCACGCTATTATTGCATACTACACCAAAGACGCCATGCCCATAAATAAAGCCACTATCATGCCGAGAGGGCCAACTTTAGGCCAT GTGTCCATGCTCCCAGAGAATGACCGCTGGAGTGAAACTCGTGGTCAACTTCTGGCCCAGATGGACATCAGCATGGGCGGCCGAGTGGCTGAGGAGCTCATCTTTGGCAGTGAGAATATCACCACTG GAGCATCAAGTGATTTTGACAGCGCtacaaaaatagccaaaatgaTGGTGACCAGATTTGGCATGAGTGAAAAG TTGGGGGTCATGACATATGCTGACCTCACCAAGCAGAGCCCAGAAACTCAGGCAGCCATTGAAAATGAAGTCAGGACACTTCTGAGG GATTCCTATGAGCGTGCTAAAGTGATCCTGAAGTCTCGTGCTAAGGAACACAAAAATCTTGCCGAGGCTTTACTCCAGTATGAAACATTGGATGCCAAAGAGATCAAGCTGGTCTTAGAGGGAAAGCCAATAGGCAGCAGATGA
- the LOC128022402 gene encoding ATP-dependent zinc metalloprotease YME1L1 isoform X1, which yields MFSLSTSLQPQVTVQLSHLINALHSLKGSVSSNTSVNHKHRENIPEQDLNCTEPSLTLRDLGLTDLGVGQLDELVQKLLPCATPQESLSQLRSVPNIWRTSHLSSDSFFHNKHGFSRMGGVTPVFCKQNKSPLLTLCTDLKYLPLTVPNRGFKTLSRTRRLQGGIDSRVEPEGYTPSFMKGFLTRDKGPDVETLDKLLQNKNIPDGQHDAFKTGFAEGFLKAQALTQRTQESLRRTRLILLVLLLLGLYGLSKTPFLSVRFRTTSGLDSAVDPVQMKNVTFEHVKGAEEAKNELQEVVEFLRNPQKFTVLGGKLPKGVLLVGPPGTGKTLLARAVAGEADVPFYYASGSEFDEMFVGVGASRIRNLFREAKGNAPCVIFIDELDSVGGKRIESPMHPYSRQTINQLLAEMDGFKPNEGVIIIGATNFPEALDNALIRPGRFDMQVTVPIPDVKGRTEIIKWYLKNIKVDSAVEAGVIARGTVGFSGAELENLVNQAALKAAVDGKDMVTMKDLEFAKDKILMGPERRSAEIDTRNKEITAYHESGHAIIAYYTKDAMPINKATIMPRGPTLGHVSMLPENDRWSETRGQLLAQMDISMGGRVAEELIFGSENITTGASSDFDSATKIAKMMVTRFGMSEKLGVMTYADLTKQSPETQAAIENEVRTLLRDSYERAKVILKSRAKEHKNLAEALLQYETLDAKEIKLVLEGKPIGSR from the exons ATGTTTTCTCTTTCGACTTCCCTTCAACCACAG GTAACAGTCCAGTTGAGTCACCTCATCAATGCCCTGCACTCTCTGAAGGGTTCAGTGAGCAGCAATACTTCAGTcaaccacaaacacagagagaacaTACCAGAACAAGATCTGAACTGCACAGAG CCATCACTGACCCTCAGGGATTTAGGTTTGACAGATCTCGGGGTCGGCCAGCTAGATGAGCTGGTGCAGAAGCTTCTGCCCTGTGCTACTCCACAGGAGTCGCTCTCACAACTGAGGAGTGTGCCAAATATCTGGAGGACGTCCCATCTTTCCTCAGATTCATTCTTTCACAACAAACATG GGTTTTCAAGAATGGGAGGTGTTACTCCGGTGTTCTGCAAGCAGAACAAGTCACCTCTCCTAACATTATGTACAGATCTCAAATATTTGCCAT TGACGGTCCCAAATCGAGGCTTTAAAACCCTGTCTAGAACACGCCGTCTACAGGGAGGCATTGACAGTAGAGTGGAGCCTGAGGGATATACACCGTCATTTATGAAG GGTTTCCTTACTCGAGACAAAGGGCCAGATGTTGAAACGTTGGACAAGcttcttcaaaacaaaaacattcctGATGGTCAGCATGATGcttttaagactggttttgcagAAGGATTCCTAAAAGCTCAGGCCCTAACACAGAGAACCCAAG AATCATTGAGGAGGACGCGACTGATACTATTGGTGCTTTTGCTGTTGGGCTTATATGGACTCTCAAAAACTCCTTTCTTATCAG TGCGATTCCGAACCACATCAGGCCTGGACTCAGCAGTGGACCCTGTCCAGATGAAGAATGTCACCTTTGAGCATGTGAAGGGTGCGGAGGAGGCCAAGAATGAGCTGCAGGAGGTGGTGGAGTTCCTCCGGAACCCACAGAAGTTCACTGTTTTGGGAGGAAAGCTGCCTAAAG GAGTCTTGTTGGTTGGGCCTCCAGGTACAGGAAAGACCCTGTTGGCCCGTGCTGTGGCAGGTGAGGCAGACGTGCCATTCTACTACGCATCTGGCTCCGAGTTTGATGAGATGTTTGTTGGCGTCGGTGCCAGTCGAATCAGAAACCTTTTTA GGGAAGCTAAAGGTAACGCTCCTTGTGTTATCTTCATTGATGAGCTGGATAGTGTTGGAGGAAAGAGGATCGAGTCCCCTATGCACCCCTATTCTAGACAGACAATCAATCAGCTTCTAGCAGAGATGGATGG GTTCAAGCCAAATGAAGGCGTCATCATAATTGGAGCAACAAACTTCCCTGAAGCTTTGGATAA TGCTCTTATCCGGCCAGGCCGCTTTGATATGCAGGTCACTGTCCCCATACCAGATGTGAAGGGCCGCACTGAAATCATCAAGTGGTACCTTAAAAACATTAAAGTCGACTCTG CTGTGGAGGCAGGGGTCATTGCTAGAGGAACGGTGGGGTTCTCTGGAGCCGAGCTGGAGAATCTTGTTAATCAGGCTGCGCTGAAGGCAGCTGTGGATGGGAAAGACATGGTGACCATGAAGGATTTGGAGTTTGCTAAGGACAAAATACTGATGG GGCCAGAACGCAGGAGTGCAGAGATTGATACGAGGAATAAAGAGATCACAGCGTACCACGAGTCAGGCCACGCTATTATTGCATACTACACCAAAGACGCCATGCCCATAAATAAAGCCACTATCATGCCGAGAGGGCCAACTTTAGGCCAT GTGTCCATGCTCCCAGAGAATGACCGCTGGAGTGAAACTCGTGGTCAACTTCTGGCCCAGATGGACATCAGCATGGGCGGCCGAGTGGCTGAGGAGCTCATCTTTGGCAGTGAGAATATCACCACTG GAGCATCAAGTGATTTTGACAGCGCtacaaaaatagccaaaatgaTGGTGACCAGATTTGGCATGAGTGAAAAG TTGGGGGTCATGACATATGCTGACCTCACCAAGCAGAGCCCAGAAACTCAGGCAGCCATTGAAAATGAAGTCAGGACACTTCTGAGG GATTCCTATGAGCGTGCTAAAGTGATCCTGAAGTCTCGTGCTAAGGAACACAAAAATCTTGCCGAGGCTTTACTCCAGTATGAAACATTGGATGCCAAAGAGATCAAGCTGGTCTTAGAGGGAAAGCCAATAGGCAGCAGATGA
- the LOC128022402 gene encoding ATP-dependent zinc metalloprotease YME1L1 isoform X3, whose amino-acid sequence MFSLSTSLQPQVTVQLSHLINALHSLKGSVSSNTSVNHKHRENIPEQDLNCTEPSLTLRDLGLTDLGVGQLDELVQKLLPCATPQESLSQLRSVPNIWRTSHLSSDSFFHNKHGFSRMGGVTPVFCKQNKSPLLTLLTVPNRGFKTLSRTRRLQGGIDSRVEPEGYTPSFMKGFLTRDKGPDVETLDKLLQNKNIPDGQHDAFKTGFAEGFLKAQALTQRTQESLRRTRLILLVLLLLGLYGLSKTPFLSVRFRTTSGLDSAVDPVQMKNVTFEHVKGAEEAKNELQEVVEFLRNPQKFTVLGGKLPKGVLLVGPPGTGKTLLARAVAGEADVPFYYASGSEFDEMFVGVGASRIRNLFREAKGNAPCVIFIDELDSVGGKRIESPMHPYSRQTINQLLAEMDGFKPNEGVIIIGATNFPEALDNALIRPGRFDMQVTVPIPDVKGRTEIIKWYLKNIKVDSAVEAGVIARGTVGFSGAELENLVNQAALKAAVDGKDMVTMKDLEFAKDKILMGPERRSAEIDTRNKEITAYHESGHAIIAYYTKDAMPINKATIMPRGPTLGHVSMLPENDRWSETRGQLLAQMDISMGGRVAEELIFGSENITTGASSDFDSATKIAKMMVTRFGMSEKLGVMTYADLTKQSPETQAAIENEVRTLLRDSYERAKVILKSRAKEHKNLAEALLQYETLDAKEIKLVLEGKPIGSR is encoded by the exons ATGTTTTCTCTTTCGACTTCCCTTCAACCACAG GTAACAGTCCAGTTGAGTCACCTCATCAATGCCCTGCACTCTCTGAAGGGTTCAGTGAGCAGCAATACTTCAGTcaaccacaaacacagagagaacaTACCAGAACAAGATCTGAACTGCACAGAG CCATCACTGACCCTCAGGGATTTAGGTTTGACAGATCTCGGGGTCGGCCAGCTAGATGAGCTGGTGCAGAAGCTTCTGCCCTGTGCTACTCCACAGGAGTCGCTCTCACAACTGAGGAGTGTGCCAAATATCTGGAGGACGTCCCATCTTTCCTCAGATTCATTCTTTCACAACAAACATG GGTTTTCAAGAATGGGAGGTGTTACTCCGGTGTTCTGCAAGCAGAACAAGTCACCTCTCCTAACATTAT TGACGGTCCCAAATCGAGGCTTTAAAACCCTGTCTAGAACACGCCGTCTACAGGGAGGCATTGACAGTAGAGTGGAGCCTGAGGGATATACACCGTCATTTATGAAG GGTTTCCTTACTCGAGACAAAGGGCCAGATGTTGAAACGTTGGACAAGcttcttcaaaacaaaaacattcctGATGGTCAGCATGATGcttttaagactggttttgcagAAGGATTCCTAAAAGCTCAGGCCCTAACACAGAGAACCCAAG AATCATTGAGGAGGACGCGACTGATACTATTGGTGCTTTTGCTGTTGGGCTTATATGGACTCTCAAAAACTCCTTTCTTATCAG TGCGATTCCGAACCACATCAGGCCTGGACTCAGCAGTGGACCCTGTCCAGATGAAGAATGTCACCTTTGAGCATGTGAAGGGTGCGGAGGAGGCCAAGAATGAGCTGCAGGAGGTGGTGGAGTTCCTCCGGAACCCACAGAAGTTCACTGTTTTGGGAGGAAAGCTGCCTAAAG GAGTCTTGTTGGTTGGGCCTCCAGGTACAGGAAAGACCCTGTTGGCCCGTGCTGTGGCAGGTGAGGCAGACGTGCCATTCTACTACGCATCTGGCTCCGAGTTTGATGAGATGTTTGTTGGCGTCGGTGCCAGTCGAATCAGAAACCTTTTTA GGGAAGCTAAAGGTAACGCTCCTTGTGTTATCTTCATTGATGAGCTGGATAGTGTTGGAGGAAAGAGGATCGAGTCCCCTATGCACCCCTATTCTAGACAGACAATCAATCAGCTTCTAGCAGAGATGGATGG GTTCAAGCCAAATGAAGGCGTCATCATAATTGGAGCAACAAACTTCCCTGAAGCTTTGGATAA TGCTCTTATCCGGCCAGGCCGCTTTGATATGCAGGTCACTGTCCCCATACCAGATGTGAAGGGCCGCACTGAAATCATCAAGTGGTACCTTAAAAACATTAAAGTCGACTCTG CTGTGGAGGCAGGGGTCATTGCTAGAGGAACGGTGGGGTTCTCTGGAGCCGAGCTGGAGAATCTTGTTAATCAGGCTGCGCTGAAGGCAGCTGTGGATGGGAAAGACATGGTGACCATGAAGGATTTGGAGTTTGCTAAGGACAAAATACTGATGG GGCCAGAACGCAGGAGTGCAGAGATTGATACGAGGAATAAAGAGATCACAGCGTACCACGAGTCAGGCCACGCTATTATTGCATACTACACCAAAGACGCCATGCCCATAAATAAAGCCACTATCATGCCGAGAGGGCCAACTTTAGGCCAT GTGTCCATGCTCCCAGAGAATGACCGCTGGAGTGAAACTCGTGGTCAACTTCTGGCCCAGATGGACATCAGCATGGGCGGCCGAGTGGCTGAGGAGCTCATCTTTGGCAGTGAGAATATCACCACTG GAGCATCAAGTGATTTTGACAGCGCtacaaaaatagccaaaatgaTGGTGACCAGATTTGGCATGAGTGAAAAG TTGGGGGTCATGACATATGCTGACCTCACCAAGCAGAGCCCAGAAACTCAGGCAGCCATTGAAAATGAAGTCAGGACACTTCTGAGG GATTCCTATGAGCGTGCTAAAGTGATCCTGAAGTCTCGTGCTAAGGAACACAAAAATCTTGCCGAGGCTTTACTCCAGTATGAAACATTGGATGCCAAAGAGATCAAGCTGGTCTTAGAGGGAAAGCCAATAGGCAGCAGATGA